In Paenibacillus sp. FSL R7-0345, a single window of DNA contains:
- a CDS encoding ATP-binding protein yields MAIAESGGPTTQAGISYQNAIAALYLGRMLDSRSFSVAQKVTKVRVEAPEHVDDIVITFSNEVKWYIQAKESISKGSSTESTWGKLWKDFEMQFIHSSFNKGKDRLQLICGTHKDEIYEAKGLVERTSSCESYEEWQGRLTANQLVFFEHLNKFLSLELKSNNDLLLQFFASIDIEIEPRQMLEKDKMRYWMPESNLAPTALFSILRDKVGGDARIRGSHTVKSLQEWLQENQIVISESVSLSELRSAVYSCSSIMRHQKNTIGKTGKKLLRDDYKDISKWLLETSDKEPVGVLLDQAGTGKTIVIQEVLEELESRQVDVLAIKADQQLLDAQSLKDVQSKLDLPVRMERLADTLAIQGRFVVLIDQIDALSLSMAHDQGSLNLALDLISRLRSIPGVRIIISCRKFDFDSDPRLKNLENCKVFSLEEFSNEEVGNFLCDVGVDYKQLLPTTQNLLRIPLHLNLFLMAYESDGSKELLQDRSLSSLQELYQLVWDWVIMKQHADAPPAWERERALFLIAQYMDHKQRITVPKFLLSQKETNALERAFHWLSSEGIILNEGKELSFFHQTFFDYCYARNFVQQGYSLVDVLVASPQGLFQRPQLVQVLSFLRGQEDKRSYFMQLNALLKSDDLRYHLKNHLYRWFAALASPTEQEWRLMKRTSADLNIRSQLLRFSYLNPGWFEYWRTQVIPEIMDGQDERFLEEVFSYLTSMIDLRQSEIIVLVLPYYNKSQCLEQLVENLVLQIRSWKCEEAVKLFEVVMEKSELDNRVSYLGWKELAQYDSKAFCRILRNFMNQAIKNYRRKKEERNQIQTESYQFNFISLNKEMNKLGSTLMDEALQIVVNKSALYFLEIIIPWLIEAVKIESYEVPETEEDFIPDSLFRNWYDRIQVEFDVVLNETLVKAFILLAKEHPQIFVEKINYLYNIPHDSIQFLIAHILRQVPEQHSITALNFILADPRRLKIGNEDFESRYLIKSIMPYLQESERQDLEDFIITRLPLNKKWKLDGYMYHDLSQCRILSSISSEYLSSHGKQRLMELERKFPEYQASDNPRRIRGGVVGSPIDAEAVRKMTDQQWKKAMAKYQRGVRHSDWSKGGAESLARLLQEQVRKEPERFINLFSVNKDGFDHNYVQAVLYGITDSTISGSEFFAAISLFEYYEDRNIRRTIAWAVEKRADEEVPERIIGLLISYFYDTSLIEESYTEDPVSGCHNSVRGAAMNALMKIYREKEKEKWEILDYAVGCDDISLRAGAIYELIYMIRIDRERSLDLFENAIEGNPQLYRIAYTNDFCYWAMGQPFERLVSKLDAFITDEKDEIQQRGAELVALSLISENLFESQYVKEQVMTLLTKTINGNPYHRRGVARILSYNFPDNVSSILMDGLLQLMNDEDEEVQRQISFLLLDIKKNCKELRQEIRTIIMAFAGSRSMTYGGKLGEILWQHATDYPEWTLSAISEIMGNEHLRNRDNWYLDSRDLILAVINIYTDPLSDEVLQNRAMDIFDILMKSFSMHAQGVLAEWDRR; encoded by the coding sequence GTGGCAATTGCTGAATCCGGTGGACCAACGACTCAGGCAGGAATTTCATATCAAAATGCCATTGCAGCGTTATATTTAGGTAGAATGCTTGATTCAAGGTCTTTTTCTGTAGCTCAGAAAGTAACTAAAGTCAGAGTAGAGGCTCCTGAACATGTTGATGATATCGTAATTACTTTTTCAAATGAAGTAAAGTGGTACATCCAAGCGAAGGAATCTATCTCTAAAGGTAGTAGCACAGAAAGTACCTGGGGGAAATTGTGGAAGGATTTTGAAATGCAGTTCATTCATTCTTCTTTTAACAAGGGAAAAGACAGATTACAATTAATCTGTGGCACACATAAGGATGAAATATATGAAGCTAAGGGCTTGGTGGAACGAACTTCAAGTTGTGAAAGTTACGAAGAGTGGCAAGGAAGGCTCACGGCTAATCAGCTTGTATTCTTTGAACATCTAAATAAATTCTTATCTTTAGAACTAAAAAGTAATAATGATTTATTATTACAATTTTTTGCGAGTATAGATATAGAAATTGAACCACGGCAGATGCTTGAGAAAGATAAGATGAGATACTGGATGCCAGAATCTAATTTAGCACCTACTGCTTTGTTTTCAATCCTACGGGATAAAGTAGGTGGTGATGCTCGAATTAGAGGATCACATACAGTTAAAAGTCTCCAAGAGTGGCTGCAAGAGAATCAGATTGTAATATCTGAATCAGTATCACTTTCAGAATTGCGTTCTGCTGTCTATTCCTGTAGTTCTATTATGAGACATCAGAAGAACACAATAGGGAAAACGGGGAAAAAGCTTTTGCGTGATGACTACAAAGATATCTCTAAGTGGCTTTTGGAAACCTCAGACAAGGAGCCTGTAGGAGTACTTTTGGATCAAGCAGGTACAGGAAAAACGATTGTTATTCAAGAGGTTCTTGAGGAATTGGAGAGCCGGCAAGTCGATGTTTTGGCGATTAAAGCAGATCAGCAACTATTAGATGCCCAGAGCCTGAAGGATGTACAAAGCAAATTGGATCTTCCTGTTCGAATGGAAAGACTCGCAGATACATTAGCTATACAGGGGCGTTTTGTTGTATTAATTGATCAAATTGACGCTCTTTCCCTATCAATGGCTCATGATCAAGGGTCATTAAATTTGGCATTAGATTTGATTTCTAGGCTGCGCTCCATCCCAGGCGTGCGTATCATTATCAGTTGTCGTAAATTTGATTTCGATAGTGATCCTCGTCTTAAAAATCTTGAGAACTGTAAAGTGTTTTCTCTTGAGGAGTTTTCTAATGAAGAAGTCGGAAATTTTCTATGCGATGTGGGTGTGGATTACAAACAGTTACTACCCACAACACAGAATTTGTTGAGAATTCCCTTACATCTAAACCTCTTCCTAATGGCTTACGAATCAGACGGAAGTAAAGAGTTGCTGCAAGACCGTAGTCTTTCAAGCCTCCAAGAACTGTACCAGCTTGTATGGGACTGGGTGATTATGAAGCAACACGCCGATGCCCCACCTGCTTGGGAACGCGAACGGGCTCTTTTTCTTATCGCACAATATATGGACCATAAGCAAAGAATTACGGTGCCAAAGTTTCTTCTTAGTCAGAAGGAGACAAACGCTTTAGAACGTGCATTCCACTGGTTATCCAGCGAAGGTATTATACTTAATGAAGGTAAAGAACTGAGTTTTTTTCATCAAACGTTTTTTGATTATTGCTATGCCAGAAACTTCGTTCAACAGGGTTACTCTCTTGTTGATGTTTTAGTCGCCTCTCCACAAGGCTTATTTCAGCGGCCACAATTGGTGCAAGTTTTATCATTCTTGCGAGGGCAGGAAGATAAACGTTCCTACTTTATGCAGCTTAATGCGCTCTTAAAATCTGACGATTTGCGATACCATTTGAAAAATCATCTTTACCGTTGGTTTGCTGCACTCGCTTCCCCTACAGAGCAAGAATGGAGATTAATGAAGCGGACGTCAGCAGACTTGAATATTCGCTCTCAGCTCTTACGATTCTCATATCTTAATCCGGGATGGTTCGAATATTGGAGAACTCAAGTAATCCCTGAAATAATGGATGGGCAAGATGAAAGATTTTTAGAGGAAGTATTCAGCTATTTAACTTCAATGATTGATTTGCGGCAAAGTGAAATCATAGTGTTAGTTCTTCCTTATTACAACAAAAGTCAATGTTTAGAACAGCTTGTTGAAAATCTAGTTTTGCAGATTCGCTCGTGGAAATGCGAGGAAGCTGTGAAGTTATTTGAAGTTGTGATGGAGAAAAGTGAACTTGACAACCGCGTTTCATACCTTGGTTGGAAGGAACTGGCCCAGTACGATTCGAAGGCATTTTGCCGTATTCTGCGGAATTTCATGAACCAGGCTATAAAGAACTATAGAAGAAAAAAAGAAGAGCGAAATCAAATTCAAACAGAATCGTATCAATTTAATTTTATTTCTCTCAATAAAGAAATGAATAAACTGGGTTCAACATTGATGGATGAAGCTCTTCAAATTGTCGTGAACAAATCGGCACTTTACTTTTTGGAAATTATCATTCCTTGGCTGATAGAAGCGGTAAAGATTGAAAGCTACGAGGTTCCAGAAACGGAAGAGGACTTTATCCCTGATTCTCTATTTCGTAATTGGTATGATAGGATCCAAGTTGAATTTGATGTTGTACTGAATGAGACCTTGGTAAAAGCTTTTATTCTGTTAGCCAAAGAACACCCGCAAATATTTGTGGAGAAGATTAACTATCTGTATAACATTCCTCATGATTCTATACAGTTTCTAATAGCGCATATACTGCGGCAGGTACCAGAACAACATTCCATAACGGCTCTTAATTTCATCTTAGCTGATCCACGTAGATTGAAAATTGGTAATGAAGATTTTGAAAGTAGGTATCTGATTAAATCAATAATGCCTTATCTTCAGGAATCAGAACGTCAAGATTTAGAAGATTTTATAATAACCCGTTTGCCCTTAAATAAAAAGTGGAAACTAGATGGATATATGTATCATGACCTTAGTCAGTGTAGAATTCTAAGTTCGATATCTAGTGAATACCTCAGTTCGCATGGAAAACAACGATTAATGGAGTTGGAGAGGAAATTTCCAGAGTACCAAGCATCTGATAACCCCCGCCGGATTAGAGGTGGAGTAGTGGGATCGCCTATCGATGCTGAGGCAGTGAGGAAAATGACAGATCAGCAATGGAAAAAGGCGATGGCTAAATACCAAAGAGGAGTCAGACATTCTGATTGGTCAAAGGGAGGGGCTGAATCCCTGGCTCGACTCCTGCAGGAGCAAGTGAGGAAAGAACCTGAACGGTTTATTAACCTTTTCTCAGTAAATAAAGATGGGTTTGACCACAATTATGTGCAGGCAGTGTTATATGGAATAACAGACTCTACCATTTCAGGAAGTGAATTCTTTGCTGCTATCAGTCTCTTCGAATATTATGAAGATCGAAATATACGAAGGACTATAGCATGGGCTGTTGAAAAACGAGCAGATGAAGAAGTACCGGAACGGATTATAGGCCTCTTAATTAGTTATTTTTACGATACATCCTTAATAGAAGAATCTTATACTGAAGACCCGGTATCAGGTTGTCATAATTCAGTTCGTGGAGCTGCCATGAATGCGTTGATGAAGATATATCGTGAGAAGGAGAAGGAGAAGTGGGAAATCCTTGATTATGCTGTCGGTTGCGATGATATTTCTTTAAGGGCTGGTGCGATTTATGAATTGATATATATGATTCGAATAGATCGTGAACGTTCATTAGATTTATTTGAGAATGCAATTGAAGGGAATCCTCAGTTATATCGTATAGCTTATACAAATGATTTTTGTTATTGGGCAATGGGGCAGCCATTTGAACGTCTCGTTTCTAAGTTAGACGCATTTATCACTGATGAGAAGGATGAGATTCAACAACGCGGAGCTGAACTTGTTGCTTTATCTTTAATTTCTGAGAATCTCTTTGAGAGTCAATATGTTAAAGAGCAAGTTATGACCTTACTAACAAAAACGATAAACGGTAATCCTTATCATCGTCGAGGTGTTGCACGAATACTTTCATATAATTTTCCTGATAATGTCTCCTCTATTCTTATGGATGGATTACTCCAGCTAATGAACGATGAGGACGAAGAAGTTCAGCGTCAGATTAGTTTTTTATTGCTCGATATTAAGAAAAACTGCAAAGAACTAAGACAAGAAATCCGGACGATAATTATGGCATTTGCAGGCTCAAGATCAATGACCTACGGAGGGAAATTGGGTGAAATCTTATGGCAACATGCTACCGATTATCCAGAGTGGACCCTTTCAGCTATCAGTGAGATTATGGGTAATGAGCATCTTCGTAATAGAGATAATTGGTACCTTGATTCAAGAGACTTAATACTTGCCGTAATAAATATCTACACAGATCCTTTATCAGATGAAGTTCTACAGAACCGAGCAATGGATATATTCGATATATTAATGAAATCCTTTTCTATGCATGCCCAGGGTGTTCTTGCAGAGTGGGATCGTCGTTAG
- a CDS encoding caspase family protein — MNNIKAFVVGVSDYTEINANNLPFCLLDMNNFSQAIKVGLHVQERDIIHLGKSFNGVVSVERFWEELKHFIAELEEQATIIFYFSGHGTSTNPHYLALSDGFVKTQELIEVISKSRARNKVLFLDCCYSGNFSIAKSIKIDIEDSIDTFNGTGYAVLTSSNEQEPSFGDDIGSVFTNILCTAITNKFLSREGMLSLQDLQTWVKRALEIQTENNPNNPQHAIFRANMGGTIFLKTSDYAPYVREHYYLENNNFIIHSLDPLHNGSVKRYAAKVILKSMLKDEDIAKVTLEISRLLKHADIYKSEQQKYTYKNQKTNIIWVYFGFSEEDITNSNYYGIATWVDEKQNKDWWYRLSDKQQKIINNVHFKKNSLYTMLKKFMNENTISDIEAIEQLRQVRVQMLNTAENFGR, encoded by the coding sequence GTGAATAACATAAAAGCATTCGTGGTAGGTGTAAGTGATTATACAGAAATAAATGCAAATAATCTTCCGTTCTGTTTGTTGGATATGAATAATTTCAGTCAAGCAATCAAAGTCGGTTTGCATGTCCAAGAAAGAGACATTATTCATTTAGGAAAATCTTTTAATGGTGTTGTGTCCGTTGAGAGATTTTGGGAGGAATTAAAGCATTTTATTGCTGAGCTCGAAGAACAAGCAACCATTATTTTTTATTTTTCAGGGCATGGCACTTCTACTAATCCACATTATTTGGCTTTAAGTGATGGATTTGTTAAAACGCAAGAGTTAATTGAAGTAATTAGTAAATCAAGAGCTAGAAATAAAGTATTGTTTTTAGATTGTTGTTACTCAGGTAACTTTAGTATTGCAAAAAGCATAAAAATTGATATAGAAGATTCTATTGATACGTTTAATGGTACTGGATATGCGGTTCTAACATCTAGTAATGAGCAAGAGCCTTCCTTTGGCGATGATATAGGGAGTGTCTTTACAAATATATTATGTACTGCAATAACAAACAAGTTTTTATCGAGAGAGGGAATGTTGTCATTACAAGATTTACAAACATGGGTAAAAAGAGCTTTGGAAATTCAAACGGAAAATAACCCGAATAATCCGCAGCATGCTATTTTTAGAGCCAATATGGGAGGAACAATTTTTTTGAAAACCTCAGACTATGCCCCATATGTTAGAGAGCATTACTATCTGGAAAATAATAATTTTATAATCCATTCCTTAGACCCTCTTCACAATGGATCAGTAAAAAGATATGCTGCTAAAGTTATTCTGAAATCCATGTTAAAAGATGAAGACATAGCAAAGGTAACTCTTGAAATAAGCAGGCTTCTGAAGCATGCTGATATTTATAAAAGCGAGCAACAAAAGTATACCTACAAAAATCAAAAAACTAATATAATATGGGTTTACTTTGGCTTTTCCGAAGAAGATATTACTAACTCTAATTATTATGGAATAGCCACATGGGTAGATGAAAAGCAAAATAAAGACTGGTGGTATAGATTAAGTGATAAACAACAGAAAATAATAAATAATGTTCACTTTAAAAAGAACTCCTTGTACACTATGTTAAAAAAATTTATGAATGAAAACACTATAAGTGATATAGAAGCTATTGAACAATTAAGGCAGGTTAGAGTTCAAATGTTAAATACTGCAGAAAATTTCGGAAGATGA
- a CDS encoding TetR/AcrR family transcriptional regulator, which yields MNVNSKRGVILTAASFVIRSQGVEKLTLEAVAKEAGVSKGGLLHHFPNKNALIQGLVEELTDGFVSDVQERAAVSAVNEGKWSRAYTESVACDIKDGNGISTALTAALFSKPELLGKLQEQYALWQKDIENDGIDPVRSTIVRLAADGLWFSEMFSLGKLDAELREQVIQELLKMTV from the coding sequence ATGAACGTTAATTCCAAGCGCGGGGTTATTTTGACAGCCGCATCCTTTGTGATCAGAAGCCAGGGGGTAGAGAAGCTTACGCTGGAGGCTGTTGCCAAGGAGGCTGGGGTCAGTAAGGGCGGACTGCTGCACCATTTTCCGAATAAAAATGCTTTGATCCAGGGGCTGGTCGAAGAGCTGACGGACGGGTTCGTATCCGATGTCCAGGAGCGGGCGGCAGTTTCAGCAGTGAATGAAGGAAAGTGGAGCAGGGCATACACGGAGTCTGTGGCCTGTGATATCAAGGACGGGAACGGGATCAGCACGGCGCTGACCGCGGCGCTGTTCAGCAAGCCGGAGCTGCTGGGGAAACTGCAGGAGCAATATGCGCTTTGGCAAAAAGACATTGAAAACGACGGGATCGATCCCGTGCGCTCGACCATTGTGCGGCTGGCGGCAGACGGACTGTGGTTCTCTGAGATGTTCAGCTTAGGGAAATTGGATGCCGAGCTACGCGAACAGGTCATCCAGGAACTGCTCAAAATGACGGTGTAG
- a CDS encoding multidrug efflux SMR transporter, whose protein sequence is MNPFVLLAIAIVSEVCGSSLLKLSDGFKRLYPSIGVVLGLGSAFYFLSLALQSISLGTAYAIWSGAGTALTAMVGVFFYKERFNTKKVLGLLLIIGGVITLKLATGGAH, encoded by the coding sequence GTGAACCCCTTTGTTTTACTGGCGATTGCCATTGTATCTGAGGTCTGCGGCAGCTCGCTGCTCAAATTATCCGACGGCTTCAAACGGCTCTACCCCTCAATCGGTGTAGTGCTCGGTCTGGGTTCAGCGTTTTATTTTCTATCATTAGCTTTGCAGTCCATTTCACTTGGCACGGCTTATGCGATCTGGTCCGGGGCGGGGACGGCGTTAACGGCTATGGTCGGCGTGTTTTTTTATAAGGAAAGGTTTAATACGAAAAAGGTGCTGGGGCTGCTGCTAATCATCGGCGGTGTTATTACACTGAAGCTGGCTACCGGCGGAGCGCATTGA
- a CDS encoding multidrug efflux SMR transporter codes for MKSYIYLAMAICFEIFGTTMLKLSDGFTNLLPGLGVITGMGLSFYSLSMSLRVIPLSFAYAVWSGVGTAITALLGVVVWGDPFTFVSFIGIAAIIGGVVLLNASNHPEKASPGQL; via the coding sequence GTGAAAAGTTACATTTACCTGGCGATGGCCATTTGTTTTGAGATATTTGGTACGACCATGCTTAAATTATCGGACGGGTTCACGAACCTGCTGCCGGGTCTCGGGGTAATCACGGGGATGGGGTTATCCTTTTACAGCTTGTCCATGAGTCTGCGGGTCATTCCGCTCAGCTTCGCTTATGCAGTCTGGTCGGGCGTCGGGACGGCGATTACGGCCTTGCTCGGGGTAGTAGTGTGGGGCGATCCGTTTACCTTTGTGTCTTTCATTGGTATTGCGGCTATTATTGGCGGTGTGGTGCTGCTGAACGCGTCTAATCATCCGGAAAAGGCATCGCCTGGGCAGTTGTGA